From the Aquirufa lenticrescens genome, the window TGGTGGTAATCCTCCGCCACATAAAATTCAGATGCCGCTGTAATTTCCGTTACAATCGGATTAGGGAAAACGTGTTGCGCATTCAACTTTTGCTTCCAAGCCTCCGCTTCTTTCTGTTGTTCCGGTGTATGAAAAAATACCGCGCTACGGTATTGCGTGCCTGTGTCGGCTCCTTGTCTATTTAAAGTGGTAGGATCATGTGTTTGCCAAAAAATCTCCAACAACGTCGCCACATCCACTTCCTTCGGGTCATAGGCTAACTGACAGACTTCAGCGTGCCCTGTAAGCCCCGAACAAACTTCACGATACGTCGGATTCTTGATCTTCCCACCCATATAGCCAGAAGTAACTGACTTCACCCCTTTCACGCGTTGAAAAACGGCCTCCACACACCAGAAGCATCCCGCTCCAAACGTAATTTTATCTAATTTCTGATCCATCTTAGTTGTTTGATTTTTTAAACCTGCTTCCTTTTTCTCACCGGCACTTCCGCATGAAAAATGAAAAGCGCTCGTGATGATACTCAACACAATTACCGTAATTTTCGAGATCTTTTTCATCTTATTGTTTTTTAGCACTAATTTCGCTTCCCAAATTACCTAATTTTCGTTCAAACTTGAAACAAACCTGGAAAGCCGCCTTTACTGACCGCACCTTTGCGCTACAGTTCGTAACCGCCTTAGCTGTGTTCCTTATATTCCCGTTTAAAGCGGATGATTATTTCCAATGGATTCAATTGCGAGAAGGCATCCAATGGAACGATCCCTTACTAAACGCGATTCCGGCCCTAAATGTTTCCTATCCCATTTTTGGAATCATTTATTTATCCGTCATTTACTTGTTGTATCGGCTATTGCAGGATCCTAAAAGATTCGTTTGGTTTGCGTGGGCCTTTAATTTGGAGACTGGATTTCGATTTATAACCATCTATTTAGTCGCCTTAAATCCTCCTGTAGGCTTAGTCGATTTACACGATCCATTAGCGGAGTTTTTTATCTATGGCGAAAACATGGCCATTACGA encodes:
- the msrA gene encoding peptide-methionine (S)-S-oxide reductase MsrA codes for the protein MKKISKITVIVLSIITSAFHFSCGSAGEKKEAGLKNQTTKMDQKLDKITFGAGCFWCVEAVFQRVKGVKSVTSGYMGGKIKNPTYREVCSGLTGHAEVCQLAYDPKEVDVATLLEIFWQTHDPTTLNRQGADTGTQYRSAVFFHTPEQQKEAEAWKQKLNAQHVFPNPIVTEITAASEFYVAEDYHQNYFNENGTEPYCQIVIKPKMDKFLKAFKSKLN
- a CDS encoding phosphatase PAP2-related protein, translated to MKQTWKAAFTDRTFALQFVTALAVFLIFPFKADDYFQWIQLREGIQWNDPLLNAIPALNVSYPIFGIIYLSVIYLLYRLLQDPKRFVWFAWAFNLETGFRFITIYLVALNPPVGLVDLHDPLAEFFIYGENMAITKDLFFSGHTATMVFVCFFLPTTKERRIAIALSLVLVSLLLIQHVHYSIDVAAAPLFTLAAIWIVKKAGIN